Within the Deltaproteobacteria bacterium RBG_16_64_85 genome, the region CGCTCCAGCTCACTGGGCTGCAGTGGACGGTTTCCCACGCATGGAAGAATTCCCCCTTCTACCGGCGAAAATTCCAGGAAGCGGGCGTTACCCCAGGAGAGATCCGGTCGCTCCAGGACCTTTCCAGGCTCCCCTTCACCACCGGCGAGGACCTGCGCGACGGGTATCCCATCCCCCTGCTCTCCGTCGAGCCCGGGGAGATCGTGCGGATCCACTCCTCCTCCGGGACAACGGGGAAGCGGAAGATCCTCTGCTACACGCAGAAGGACATCGACGACTGGCTCCACATGTTCGCCCGCTGTTACGAGATGGCGGGCCTCACCCGGGAGGACCGGGTGCAGATCTGCGTGGGGTACGGGCTGTGGACGGCCGGGGCGGGTTTCCAGCTGGGAGCCGAGAAGTTCGGGGCGATGACCATCCCTTCCGGCCCGGGAAACCTGGACCTGCAGTGCACATTTCTCCTGGATCTGCAGACGACGGTCCTCTGCTGCACCGCCTCCATGGGACTTCTCCTGGCCGAGGAAGTCCATGCCCGCGGAATCCGAGGCCGGCTCAAGCTCAAGAAGGTGATCCTGGGCGCGGAGCGGATCAGCGACGCAATGATCGCCACCATCAAGGATCTTCTGGGCGTGAAGGAGGTCTACGACATCCCGGGACTCACCGAACTGTACGGACCCGGCACGGGGCTTTCCTGCCACCGGGAAGCGGGGATCCATTACTGGGCGGACTACTACATCCTGGAGCTCCTCCATCCCGGGACCCTGCAGCCCGTCGCGCCCGGAGAGATCGGCGAGATGGTATTCACAACGCTCGGAAAGGAGGCGGCCCCGCTCCTCCGGTACCGCTCGCGCGACCTGACGCGGTTCATCGACGGGACCTGCCCCTGCGGCTGCATCCTTCCCCGCCACGACAGGATACTGGGGCGTTCCGACGACATGGTCGTCTTCCGGGGGGTCAACATCTATCCCGGCCAGGTGGACGAAGTGCTGTCGAAGATCGACGGCGCCGGCAGCGAATACCAGGTGGTCTTCGAGCGGCGGGAAGACGGGAAGGACCACATGACCGTCAAGGCGGAGCGTGCCGCCCACCTCGGCGACAACATGGACGCCCCCCTCGCGCGCGCCGTCGCCGGCGAGATCAAGCACAACCTCATGGTGTCCTGCTCGGTGGAAATCGTCC harbors:
- a CDS encoding phenylacetate--CoA ligase, with the translated sequence MLRRFPPKYAAPGELPALQLTGLQWTVSHAWKNSPFYRRKFQEAGVTPGEIRSLQDLSRLPFTTGEDLRDGYPIPLLSVEPGEIVRIHSSSGTTGKRKILCYTQKDIDDWLHMFARCYEMAGLTREDRVQICVGYGLWTAGAGFQLGAEKFGAMTIPSGPGNLDLQCTFLLDLQTTVLCCTASMGLLLAEEVHARGIRGRLKLKKVILGAERISDAMIATIKDLLGVKEVYDIPGLTELYGPGTGLSCHREAGIHYWADYYILELLHPGTLQPVAPGEIGEMVFTTLGKEAAPLLRYRSRDLTRFIDGTCPCGCILPRHDRILGRSDDMVVFRGVNIYPGQVDEVLSKIDGAGSEYQVVFERREDGKDHMTVKAERAAHLGDNMDAPLARAVAGEIKHNLMVSCSVEIVPYGTLPRSERKTRRIFDNRPY